Proteins encoded together in one Salmo salar chromosome ssa08, Ssal_v3.1, whole genome shotgun sequence window:
- the LOC106610369 gene encoding uncharacterized protein codes for MALKGYTKQKNKTNSPYYLENILETNEHPEDHREYVMFHGTTKEATELIKKNGFTPSREELGLGVYVSRDIGKAIEYPLGVSNNKRRVLKVRVDVGKVKIIDQQDHPMQKTWHTEHGYDTAWVPPGVSMVLSNQQGNCVYDPKRIKVMQVMKVKENNISRNRHLQSGVTPEDSHVYVMYHGTSKQAAVEIQRHGFTPSKDGMLGAGVYVSRDIRKAIKYPIGADDSDRMVLKVKVDVGKVKIIDVQGHDRQYDWHTHGYDTAWVPPGVDMVPSNQQENCVYDPKRIKVMALLKVAILKKLNPSLEVES; via the exons ATGGCTTTGAAGGGGTACACCaagcagaaaaacaaaacaaattcaCCATACTACTTAGAGAACATTCTTGAGACCAATGAGCATCCAGAGGATCACAGAGAATATGTGATGTTCCACGGCACCACAAAAGAGGCTACAGAGTTGATAAAGAAGAATGGCTTCACACCATCAAGAGAAGAACTTGGGCTTGGTGTGTATGTCAGTCGAGACATCGGGAAAGCAATTGAATACCCCCTTGGTGTTTCCAACAATAAGAGAAGAGTACTAAAAGTCAGAGTGGATGTTGGGAAGGTTAAGATCATAGACCAGCAGGATCACCCCATGCAGAAGACCTGGCATACGGAGCATGGATATGACACCGCCTGGGTTCCCCCAGGGGTCAGTATGGTGCTGAGCAACCAACAGGGGAACTGTGTCTACGACCCAAAGAGAATCAAAGTCATGCAGGTCATGAAAGTGAAAGAAAACAACAT ATCTAGAAACCGTCATCTTCAGAGTGGAGTCACCCCTGAGGACAGCCACGTCTACGTGATGTATCATGGGACATCAAAACAGGCTGCAGTAGAAATACAGAGACATGGCTTCACACCATCTAAAGATGGCATGCTTGGTGCAGGTGTCTATGTCAGTCGAGACATCAGAAAAGCCATTAAATACCCCATTGGTGCCGATGACTCAGACAGGATGGTTCTGAAAGTAAAGGTAGATGTTGGCAAGGTTAAGATCATTGATGTGCAGGGTCACGACAGGCAATACGACTGGCACACACATGGGTATGACACTGCCTGGGTTCCAcctggtgttgacatggtgcCGAGCAACCAACAGGAGAACTGTGTCTACGACCCAAAGAGAATCAAAGTCATGGCATTGCTGAAAGTGGCCATCTTGAAAAA GTTAAACCCGTCACTGGAGGTTGAGTCTTGA
- the LOC106610368 gene encoding uncharacterized protein, which translates to MLTRACLRKMKPNSPYLDNFLNTGEHPEDQRTYVMFHGTSIEAAEMIKKNGFTPSRADISMLGAGVYVTRDIQKACNYPPGVSKSKRRVLKVRVDVGKVKIIDQQDHPMQKTWHTEHGYDTAWVPPGVDMVESNRQENCVYDPKRIKVMEVMKVNKKTISRYRHLQSGVSPEDSHVYVMYHGTSKQAAVKIQRNGFQPSKDGMLGAGVYLSRDIRKAIKYPIGANDSDRMVLKVKVDVGRVKVINEQGYDMQYNWHTKHGYDTAWVPPGFGKQEEDCVYDPKRITVLTMLKLSTMKMLNPSL; encoded by the exons ATGTTGACTAGGGCTTGCCTGAGAAAAATGAAACCAAACTCTCCATACTTAGACAACTTTCTCAACACTGGTGAACATCCTGAGGATCAAAGAACATATGTGATGTTCCATGGCACCTCAATAGAGGCTGCAGAGATGATTAAGAAGAATGGCTTCACACCATCAAGAGCAGATATCAGCATGCTTGGTGCCGGTGTTTATGTTACACGGGACATTCAAAAAGCCTGTAATTACCCTCCTGGTGTTTCCAAGTCTAAGAGAAGAGTACTAAAAGTCAGAGTGGATGTTGGGAAGGTTAAGATCATAGACCAGCAGGATCACCCCATGCAGAAGACCTGGCATACCGAGCATGGATATGACACCGCCTGGGTTCCACCAGGGGTCGATATGGTAGAAAGCAACCGACAGGAGAACTGTGTCTACGACCCAAAGAGAATCAAAGTCATGGAGGTCATGAAAGTAAACAAAAAGACCAT ATCTAGATACCGTCATCTTCAGAGTGGAGTCTCCCCTGAGGACAGCCACGTCTACGTGATGTATCATGGAACATCAAAACAGGCTGCAGTAAAAATACAGAGAAATGGATTCCAACCTTCCAAAGATGGCATGCTTGGTGCGGGTGTCTACCTCAGTCGAGACATCAGAAAAGCCATTAAATACCCCATTGGTGCTAATGACTCAGACAGGATGGTTCTGAAAGTAAAGGTGGATGTTGGCAGAGTTAAAGTCATTAACGAACAGGGTTACGACATGCAATACAACTGGCATACTAAGCATGGGTATGACACTGCCTGGGTTCCACCTGGTTTTGGCAAACAAGAGGAAGACTGTGTCTACGACCCAAAGAGAATCACAGTGTTGACAATGCTGAAACTGTCCACCATGAAAAT GTTAAACCCGTCACTGTAG